Proteins from a genomic interval of Papaver somniferum cultivar HN1 chromosome 4, ASM357369v1, whole genome shotgun sequence:
- the LOC113273169 gene encoding kinesin-like protein KIN-4C — MALLGILNEREHDYSCSKYSDNLSGSVSFGTSKPNRDTSTFCSVRSHAIFTISLDQSRITRVTKDDAGDNILSAKLHLVDLAGSERVKRMGTDGLRLKEGIHLNRGLLSLGKVIRSLGEKTRKEGGHVPYRDSKLTRMLQDSLGVNGKTVMIACVSPANINADITLNTLEYANRARIIQNKAFVRMSTGLQTPLQACRAQSSAARKRDISGNSSNPVMLESVEVPVEVHILLIGWVQDINLYIKYLIQ, encoded by the exons ATGGCGTTGTTAGGAATTTTGAATGAAAGAGAACATGATTACAGTTGTTCCAA ATATTCTGATAATTTATCCGGATCTGTGAGTTTCGGGACATCAAAACCAAATCGAGATACAAGTACCTTCTGTAGCGT TCGCTCTCATGCCATCTTTACAATCTCACTGGACCAAAGTAGAATCACACGGGTCACCAAAGATGATGCTGGAGATAATATATTATCTGCAAAACTTCATTTGGTGGACCTTGCTGGTTCAGAGCGTGTCAAAAGAATGGGAACAGATGGGTTGCGTTTGAAAGAAG GCATTCACCTAAATAGAGGATTATTGTCTCTTGGAAAGGTGATACGATCTTTAGGAGAGAAAACGAGGAAGGAAGGAGGGCATGTTCCTTACCGCGACAGCAAGTTAACACGTATGCTTCAG GACTCTCTTGGCGTTAATGGCAAGACAGTGATGATTG CTTGTGTGAGTCCCGCAAACATAAATGCCGACATAACATTGAACACTTTGGAGTATGCCAATCGTGCTCGAATCATCCAGAACAAGGCATTTGTAAGGATGTCTACAGGGTTGCAAACTCCACTCCAAGCCTGTAGAG CTCAATCTTCTGCAGCAAGGAAGAGAGATATATCAGGCAATTCATCTAATCCAGTAATGCTTGAAAGTGTTGAAGTACCTGTAGAGGTACATATATTACTAATTGGGTGGGTTCAAGACATAAATCTGTACATTAAATATCTAATCCAGTAA
- the LOC113362760 gene encoding kinesin-like protein KIN-10C produces MLESVEVPEPSTPKPLSDVTNYTDETEAILSPLSKFFARSSNLKTTFIQEYLACLNTASKEQLMELKGIGKRRADHIVALREASPIQLV; encoded by the exons ATGCTTGAAAGTGTTGAAGTACCTGAGCCAAGTACTCCCAAACCGCTTTCGGATGTGACCAACTATACTGATGAAACTGAAGCAATTCTCTCTCCACTAAGCAAATTTTTTGCTCGTAGTTCCAACTTGAAG ACCACCTTTATTCAAGAATATCTTGCTTGCCTGAACACTGCTAGCAA AGAGCAGCTGATGGAGCTAAAG GGCATTGGAAAGAGAAGAGCAGACCACATAGTCGCACTAAGAGAAGCGAGCCCCATACAATTGGTTTAG